In Gloeomargarita sp. SKYB120, the sequence CTGTCCACTCGTCCCGACCTGGTGCCGCCGGTGTATCTGGAGGAACTGACCCTGCTGCAGGACCAGTTGCCCCCCTTCCCCAACGAGGTGGCCTACCACTTCATCGAACAGGAGCTGGGGCAAAAGCCGGAGATGCTGTTTGCGGAACTATCGCCCCAACCGGTGGCGGCGGCGTCCTTGGGCCAGGTTTATAAAGGTCGGTTGCCCAGCGGCGAGTGGGTGGCGGTCAAGGTCCAGCGCCCCGGCCTGGTGGAACAAATCAGTCTGGACATTTACATCCTGCGCCATCTCCTGGCCTGGGTGAAAAAGCGGGTGAAACGGATTCGCAGTGACTTAGTGGCGATCCTGGACGAGTTTGCCACCCGCCTGTACGAGGAAATGGACTATACCCAAGAGGGACTGAATGCGGAAACATTCGCCCGCCTGTACGGCCATCTTCCCGATATTTATGTGCCGAAAATCTACTGGCATTTGACGCGGCGGCGGGTGTTGACGATGGAGTGGATTGACGGCATCAAGCTCACGGATGTTGAACAGATGCGGGCTGCCGGTCTGGATACCAAAAAGATGGTGGCGATTGGGGTGCAATGCTCCCTGCGGCAACTGTTGGAGCATGGCTTTTTCCACGCCGACCCCCACCCGGGCAATCTCTTGGCGACACGGGACGGGAAACTGGCCTATTTGGATTTCGGCATGATGAGCTATGTGAGTCCCCAGCAGCGCTATGGGTTGATCACCGCCATCGTCCACATGGTCAACCGGGATTACGAAGCCCTGGCGATGGATTACGTGCATCTGGGGTTTTTGTCGCCGGAGATTGACCTGACGCCTATCAAACCCGCCATTACCCAAGCCTTCACCGACATCCTGGGGCCGGCGGGGGCGCTGGGGGCCAGCGTTTCCCAGCTCAATATCAAGAGCATCACCGACCGCCTGTCGCAGCTCATGTACGAGTATCCGTTCCAGGTGCCGGCTTACTACGCCCTGATCATCCGGTCGCTGGTGACGCTGGAGGGGATTGCCATCACCATTGACCCGCAATTCAAGGTCTTGAGCGTGGCCTATCCCTACGTGGCCAAGCGGTTGCTCACAGACCCCGCTCCCGAACTGCGCCAATCCCTGCGGGATTTGTTATTCAAAGACGGCACCTTCCGCTGGAATCGCCTGGAAAACCTGCTCCGCAACGCGGCCAACAGCGACGATTTCGACCTGGAAAAGGTGCTGATGCAAGTGGGGGATTTCCTGTGGTCCGAGCGAGGGCGTTTCATTCGGGAGAAGTTGGCGGAGGAACTGGCGGTGGGACTCGACCAATGGGGGCAACAGCTCTGGCGACAACTGCTCCCCAACAGTCAGCCGCTGACCTTGCCAGCGAGTAGTCCAACGCCCTCCACCTGGGACCACCTGCGCTCCCTATGGCAAATCCTGCAAGACGCCCCTGGATTTGAACTCCGGCGCGTGTTACCCTTGGTCTCCCGGTTGGTGCTCCGCCCGGAGACGAGCCAGTTCGCCCAGCACGTGGCGCGGCGGGTCGGGGAGCGGTTCCTGAGTCGCTGGCTGCGGCAATGGGCGCTCAACGGCAGTCGGGCGGCGTTGGCCCTGGCTCCCCGCTAACACCGTTTGCACCGTATAAAGCAACACCGCTAGTTTGTAGGTCAAGAACCCCAAGATGGCCGGTAGGAGTTGCAAGCGTGGCCAGCGCACCACCAGGATAAACAAGCCCACCACCAGCAACAGGCGCGGCGAGGGTAAAGGCGAAAAACGGGTTTGGGTAGTGCCCAACTGGGCAACGCTGCGGGCCAGCAAGCGCAGGTACACCATTCCCACCATGGCCCCCAGCAGGTAACTCGCCGCCACCTCCAGGCCATAGACCCACCAGCAGAGAACAAAGGCGCTCCCGGCTAGCAGGAGAGTTGTCTGGAGCAACCAACGCTTGAGCTGCTCGTAGTCAGACATGGGGTTCGGGGGTGGGTACGGGCGTCGCCGGTTGCTGGGGGAACACCAGACGCAACAGCGGTGGCGCTAGAAACGTCGTCAGGATTACCATCACGACAATCCCGGCATCGAGGGCGTCGCTCAAGACCCCGCTACTGGCGCCTGCGGCGGCAAACACCAGTCCCACCTCCCCGCGCGGAATCATGCCGACGCCGACCGCGAGACGGTTCAGTTTGGTCTTGCCCCAACCCGCGCCAATGCCGCTGGCCACCTTCCCGAGAATCGCAACCGTTACCAGAAACGCCGCCAGGACTAGACCCTCGCGGTTGGCGGGAATCGCCGGATTAAACACGCTGAAATCCGTCCGCGCCCCTACGCACACAAAAAACAAGGGCACAAAAAAGTCCGCCAGGGGCATTACTTGTTCCTCGATGTCCCGTTGCCGCTCCGTTTCCGAAAGGATGAGCCCCGCCGTGAACGACCCCAGAATTGCCTCCAACTGGATCGCCGCGCCGATGACCGCCAGCACCAGCATCAGCACTAGGGACATCACCAGCAGGCTTCCCCGCGTTTTCATGTTATTAACCAGCCCGATGAATAGGGGACTCAGCCAGCGGCCCAGCAGCACCGAACCGACAAGAAACACCGCCGCCCCGACAATCAGATAGACGACCCTACCTACTTCCACTTCGCCGTTTTTCGCCAGGCTAGCTACCACCGCCAGGATGATGATTCCCAGCACGTCATCCAACACCGCCGCGCCCAAGATCACCTGACCTTCTGGGGAACTCAGTTGTTGTAACTCCGCCAGCACCTTTGCCGTAATCCCGATACTAGTTGCCGTCAAAGCCGCCCCAGCAAAGATGGCGGGAATCGTCGGCACATGAAACAGCGTGATCAAGCCCACCGTCCCTGCCACAAACGGCACAGTCACGCCAACGACTGCCACCAGCGTCGCTTGGATCCCGACCCGCAACAGCTCCTGGAGGTTCGATTCCAGGCCGATTTCAAACAGGAGAATAATCACGCCCAACTCCGACAGCAGGGTAACGACTTCCCCTTGGGCGGCAAAGGTGGCCTCCTGCACCTCCGGCGACAGGTCCAGCAGCGACTGCACGCCCTGCATCAGCAAGGAATCCTGAGCCATGAGACCGTGTTCGGGAAACACCACGAGGTGCAGTACCGAAATGCCAACCACAGCGCCTGCAAGCAATTCCCCCAGCACCGGCGGCAGGTCAAAGCGCGCGCAGATTTCTCCTCCCAGCCGTCCGGCCAAGTAAATCACCATCAGGCTGAGCAGCACCATCAGCAAAACTCCTGTAGGGTCGGCAGACACCGCTGCAGTGGCAAGCATTGGCATGAACGCACCGGGAATACATTACTGGGTGAGAGTTTAACCTATTGGCCCAAGGAAGTACTAGATCAATCGCTTACAATTACTGGCCGGCTCGGAAACCCTGTCATGTCTGCTCAGTTGTATCGAATCTATCGCCATAGCCGCACGACGACGTTGAGCAGAACGGTTAACACCAGGCTGAGTAAGAGCATCGTTCCCAGCGGTGCAATGAATGTGAAATTACCGTTGTTAATCACAATATCGCCCGGCAGGCGTCCAAACCAGGGAAATCGAGCGCTAAAAGCCAGCATAAAACCTATCAAAAAGAGCACCGCGCCTGTTATCATCAAGAGTTTGCCAATTTCAGTCATGGAACGACCCACCCATCCCTGCTATTCCTAGTGTAGAAACATGTTAGGATTTGGCGCGGATGCTTTCATCTCAGGGTGACGTGCGCACCATCTGGATCGTGCGGCATATGCACCGCGAGGATGCGGACAACCCGAACTGGCCAGGGCAGGCTCCCTATCCCGACGACCCGGACCTATCGCCGTTGGGTCATGCCCAAGCCCAACAGTTAGCCCAATTTTTTGCCGAGCGACCCCTGGATTACATCTTTTGCTCCCCGTTTTTGCGGGCTTTGAGCACTGCGCAACCCGTCGCTCGCCTGAAAAAGCTCCCCATCCACGTCGAACCTGGTTTGAGTGAGTCCCTGACCCGCGAATTTTTTCCTGTCGCTCCGCAACTACACGACCCGGCCACGCTCCGGCAGCGCTTCCCCGAAATTGACCCCGATTATCAACCGCTCTACGTGCCCCAGTACCCTGAAGAGGGGCTAGCGGCGATGGCCCGCGCCGGTCAGGTGGCGCTTGCACTCGTCCAACGCTTCCCTGGCAATCTCCTGCTGGTGGGACACGGCGCTTCCGTTTGGGGCGCTACCTGGGGCCTGTTGCCGCAAAAGCCAGAGATTCACTGCGACTTTGGGGCGCTCGTGGAAATTACGGAAACCCCCAACGGCTGGCAGTTGCAGAAGGCTGGTGTTACGGATTATCTCGTGGGTGCGTTATCTCAAAGCTACCCGGCAAACTACGGGGTACGCCCTTGAGAGTTAGATACAGAGTAGGTGGGTCATCGCAAAGGCATCGGGTAAACTACGGAATTTACAGGTCCTTAACGATTAAGTGTTGTTATGTGAAAACTATGGGCTGTTCTATCCAAAAGTCTCTATACTAACTAAGGAAACATTAAAATTTGCGTGTGAAAATTGTATGGAGCAGATGGAATTTTCATTGCTCCTTCAGCAAGCAACGTTACAGGTCCAGGAAAGTGTGCCGGTTTTAGGTATACTGCAATCGTTATTGACAACATGGCAACGGGGATCAGGCGCAAAAGGGATTGGCTTGTATCGGGAACAACAACCGGTTTTGCGGGTCGGGGAGCTAACGTTATTCCACCCATTGCCCTGCACTTGGCAAGCTCAAAAAGTAACTAGAGACACAGGTGAAACCTGGTTTTTGCCGGTGCGAGTGCGGCAACAGGGAGCAGCCTGGTTAGTAGTGAATTGGGAGATATGTCCCAGCGAAACCCTGTACCAGCAGGGAGAAGTCTTGGCCGCCCACATCGGGTTAATCATTCAAGCCACGAATTGGGAACATCTCCAACCGGAACTCCAGGACCAACCCTACTATTTCTTGCTCGATTCACTGCCCATTGGCGTAGGGCTAGCCAATGCACAAGGGGAATGTATCTACGTCAACAATGCGATTTTGCGAATGTTTCAAGCGCCAAAGCAAGATTTGCTGGGCCAAGGTTGGTCTGCTTTCATTCATCCCGACGACCGGCAGCGGGTGCTAGAGACCTGGCGGGAGATATTGCAATCCCCTAGCGACTTTGAACTTGAATACCGTGTTCGACGCCCCAGTGGTGACGTTATCTGGGTGCATTCGTATTTGGCTGTCTTGCGGAATGATAGCGGTCAAGTGGTGGGTTTTCTTGGTGCGGTCACCGACATCACCCAGGCCAAGGTTCTAGAACAAATGCTCACCCAGAGCGAGAAAAGGTATCGCAACCTGGTGGAATATCAAACGGATTTTCTGCTCTATTCGCTAGCAGATACCACGATTACATTTGCCAATCCAGCCCTGTGTGACGCTCTGGGCTATACGTTCGATGAAATGGTTGGCATGAAGTGGGATGACCTGGTGCTACAAAAACAGGATTTGCAAGTCCTCAAAGGCAACGTGCAGCGTCTGTCTCAGGAAGAATCCATCTTTCACTATGCGAACTATATTCGCGGCAAGCAAGGGCAAACCCTGCTGGTCGAGTTCTTAAACTTAGGAATTTTTGATGAGCATGGGCAATTGCTGGCGATTCAATCCTTGGGGCGAGATATCACCGAACTGCGGCGAGCTGAACAGGAGCTACGGGATAGCCGGGACTTTTTAGCGACCCTGATTCAGAATATTCCGGGAATCGTCTATCGTTTTCATCCAGCCACTCCTGAACGTCCTGCTTACTTAAGTTATATAAACGGCTACGCCGAAGAAATCTTTGAGTTACCGGCTAGTCAAATCATGGCCGACCCCTGTGCAGTTTGGGAGCAATATACTCACCCCGATGATTTAGAAAGATTGACAACTTCTGTGCAGTCTGCGGTTGAGCAGAAAGCCCCCTGGCATTGCGAGTGGCGTATGATCACACCTTCGGGCAAGTTGAAATGGCTGCAAGGACGCTCCCAAGTGCGACAGCAGGGTGATGAATGGTTTTGGGATGGCCTGATTTTGGATGTCACCCAATCAAAACTAGCAGAACTAGAACTTGAACGAAATAGAGCTTTTTTAGAGCGAGTTATTGACGCGACAAAAGCCATCATCTATGTCTATGACTTGGAAAACCAGCGCAATATATTTGTTAATCCCGAAATCGAGCAGGTGTTGGGATATTCACCCGCCGAAATCCAAGCGATGGGGAGTGAATTATTCAACCGCCTGGTGCATCCAGAAGATATGCCTGTCATTGAGGCCAATATATCACGCCTGCTCCATCCCCAGACAACTGGCGAAGTCATGGGGGAATACCGGATGCGAACCAAAAGTGGTGAATACCGCTGGCTTTTGAGTCACGACAGGATCTTCAAGTGCAATGAACAGGGACAACCGCAACATATCTTGGGTGTAGCCGTGGACATCACCGAACTCAAAAACGTCCAGCAAGCGCTTGCAGAAAACCAGCGGCTTTTGCAACAGATTCTGGATAATTTGCCAGTAACTGTGTGGCGGTATCAACGGTGGCCGGATGGTCGGGAGACCTTTCTCTATGTTAGCCCAGGTTGCCAGGAACTTTTTGGAATTACTGCTGAACAAATGCTCCAAAATCCCCAAACTCTCTGGCAACTCATCGTTCCCCAGGATATACCCGTTGCTCACGCATCATTGGAGCACTCCCTTGAACATTTGATGACATGCCGGTGCGAATTTCGGATCATAACCCCGTACGGCGAATGCAAGTGGATACGGGGATGCGGGCAACCGGAACGCCAACCTGACGGCAGCACCATTTGGGACGCTGTTTTTGTTGACATCACTGCGCAAAAAGAAGCGGAATTTCAGCTACGAGACTTCAATCAGCAGTTAGAACAGCGGGTCAGAGAACGCACAATACAACTGCAACAACAGGCCCAAACGGAAGGACTCCTGCGCATCATTATCGAGACCATCCATCAGTCTTTAGACATTGAAAAAACCCTAAATGTTGTCCTGGAGGAAACCCGACGCACCCTGGCCTGCGACCGGATTTTAGTGTACAAGTTCAATGACGACTGGAGCGGTTATTTCCTGGCGGAATCGGTGGCCGCCGGTTGGGATCCAGTTATAACTGGACCGCAAACGCCCCTAGCGGATCACTGTCTCCAGGAGACCGAAGGTGGTCGTTTTCGACATCACTACATCCTGGTGAGTAACGACATCTACAATTCCGGTTTTAGCGAGTGCCATATTCGATTGCTGGAGCAATTTCAAGCTCGCGCCCAGGTGGTGGTGCCCATCTTTCTCAACCAAAAACTGTGGGGACTGCTCGCTGCTTATCAAAACAGTGGCCCGCGTGCCTGGCAAACACATGAAATTGAAATGCTCCAGCACGTGGGGTTGCATTTGGCGATTGCGCTCCGCCAGTCAGAACTCTACAAAGCGGCACAAGCGCAAGTGGTGGAATTGCAAAAGCTCAACCAACTCAAGGACGAATTTCTTAGCACCGTTTCCCACGAATTGCGCTCCCCGATGCACAATATCGGTTTGGCCCTGAAAATGTTGGAGTTGCGGCTCGCGCGAGCCGGGATACTCCATGATGAAAATCTAGGGATAGGCCGCTATCTAGACGTGCTCAAAACGTCCACGCAACGGGAAACGGATTTAATTAACGACCTGCTGGATCTCGCCCGACTCAACGCCGACCCTTCGGATTTACCCACTGAACTGGTGGATGTACCCAAACTGCTGGATGAACTGTTGCCGCCGTTACGGGAGCGCATGGCCGCCCAGCAGCAGACCTTTATCCTGGAAATACCGGAAACATTTCGCTATTTGGAGACCCACGCCGCTTCGCTCGCTCGCATCCTGCAGGAGTTGCTCCACAACGCTTGCAAGTACACCCCACCGCAGGAGACCATCACGCTAGCCATTCAGCGCTTGGGGGACCAATGCGACTTTCGGGTGATCAATACCGGCGTGGAAATTCCGCCGGAGGAACAGCAACGGGTGTTTGATACCTTCTACCGCATTCCCAGCCACGACCCTTGGCAGTACGGGGGCACTGGGTTGGGTTTAGCGCTGGTGAAAAAACTGGTTGAGCGCCTGCATGGGGAAATTCACCTGTTTAGCGCTCATAAAAAGACGGAATTTCGGGTGCGACTGCCTGTGGGTGAGACAGGAAATGGTGGCGGCGCAACCGGGTGATATAATGCACCAAAGCCAGTAAGGACAACTCAACCAAGGGGGGCAACAATGACGGCGACTTGGCAGGACGGCTATGTAACCGAAATTCCCTATACCCACGGCTTTTACCACCACTTGAGTCCGGCCAATCTCAACTTGTGCCTGCTCACCAAACAGGTGCAACCACGCCCCCTGGACCGGCCTTTTACCTACTGTGAGCTAGCCTGCGGCTACGGGTTAACCACTAACCTGCTGGCGGCGGCCTATCCCCAGGGCAGTTTTTACGCCAACGACTTCAACGCCACCCACATCGCCTACGCGCGCCAGTTGGCCGCCGATGCTGGCTTGACCAATGTCACCTTTAGCGACGCCAGTTTTCAGGAGTATCTCGACGAGGATTTGCCCCAGTTCGACTTCATCTGTTTCCACGGCATCTATAGCTGGATTAGCGAGGAAAATCGCCGCATTATCCGGGAATTTATCCGCCGCAAGTTGAAGGTAGGAGGTGTGGTCTATGTCTCCTACAACACGCTGCCGGGGTGGGGGGTCATGGCCCCGATTCAAAAGCTGATGCAAGCCCACCGGGAACGCGCTAGCGGCACGCTGATTGAACGGTTAAAAACCTCGCTGGAATTGATCGAATTGTTGAAAAACAACCAGGCGATTTACCTGCAACACCCCTGGTTAGCTCCCCGTTTAGAACAGTTCAAAAACCAAAATGTCCACTACCTGGTGCATGAATTTTTCAACCAGCACTGGCATCCCCTGTACGTGGATGAAGTGATTGCCGAAATGAGCACGGTGAAGCTGAGTTATGTCGGCTCGGCCCACGTGGTAGACCACATGGATGCCTTTAACCTGCCCACCGCCGCGATCAACCACCTGGCCCAGATTAACGATGTGGCGATGCGGGAACTGGTGCGGGACTTTTATCTCAACGGCCAATTTCGCCGGGATGTCTATGTGCGAGGACCGGTGGCCATCAGCGGGGAAATGCAGGTGCGCTACCTAGAGCCAATGCCCTTTGTGCTGACGGTGTTGCCCGAAGCGGTGAAGCTGGAGCATCAGACAACAGCGGGCCAGGTGCAACTGCAACCGAGTCTCTATCAACCGCTGGTGGAACAACTGGCCCAGGGACCCATCACGGTGGCGGAACTAGTGAACCGTCTCTCGCCTCAGGGAATCACCTTGCAACAAATTGGCCAGGCGCTCATTGTTCTCACGGGCTTGGGGTATGCCCATCCAGTGGTCGGTAGTGGAACCCACACCGAAGGGTTTAACCGGGCGGTGATTGAGCGGTCTGAGATCGACGGCGAAGTACAGTTTTTAGCCAGCCCCGTCATCGGCAATGGGGTGAAAGTCTCCCACCTGGAACTGCTATTTCTCCTGGCGGAGCGGCGACAACAGGCTCCCTACGATTTTGTCTGGCAGATTCTGGAGCGCCGCAACCTGAAACTCACCAAGGACGGCAAGGTGCTGGAAACCCCTGAGGAAAACCGTCAGTTTCTCCAGGAGCAGGTCACCCAGTTTGAGCAACAGGGGCGGGCGCTGCTGCGGCGGTTGGGGATTTAGCGCTGGATACCGCTTATCTGGTCGCGTTTGGGGGTCGCAGGACGATCCATCGCTCTGACAAACTGGAGCGGACAACACTCGCCCAAGTGGTGAAAGGATAATCAGTGCAGAAGCCGCAGTGACTCACTATAGCTAAGCACAGAATTCTTGACATAGGCGGCAACCGGAACCCTACATGTCTCCCTGTTGGTTGCTTCTCAAGCGCGACAACCTAAATGTTTCCTGCTATAGCTTTTTGTCAGGTTTCTAGCCGAATACCGAGTTCCCTTTATCCAGACGATGTTGCTGGGCATCCAACCGCGCCGCTGCAAAGTTCCGCAAGCACTTGCTCTTGAAACGTCTAGGAGAATTCGCCAGACTGCATCAACCGTCTCTGCTAGAGTTAATAACCACAATAACCCCATTTCAGGAGACTCAATGCGCAAGCTGTTTTCAATCCGGCTGCGGCAATTCAATAGTCACAGGTGGCTAGTGGTCAGCCCTGTTTTGTGCGGTGTCAGTATAGCCAAGTCATCTATGTTTGCTATCTCTCGGGTTGCAGGGCGCAGCCCCGTTGTTGGTTCTCTCCCTAATAAATCCTCAGGCGGCTGCCGGTCCTCCGCATCAAAGCTCACTTTCTGCCTTTGGCCAGAACGATAGCCGGAGGTTTGTCGCTGCCGGCTTTGGACTTGACGTAAGCCAGGGACGATTGGGGGTCGATTCCTAAGGAAGGGGCGTCCACCATTGCCTCCCGGTCGGCGCTCAAAAACACCAACTGCCAGCCGTACTTGGGATGACCGCCAACACGACTTTGCTGGGCTGTCTCTCGCAGGCCATCTGGGCGAGACTCTGCTCCTGTCCCATCCATCGCATCGTAGAGCGGGGTGCTGGCCCGAGGCCCACAGGTCTCCGGCAATCGGGCGGAAATAGTGAATGATTTCATAGGGATCCCGGTTGTCAAATTTCACCAAGGTCAAGGTGGCATGACCCGTCCGGTTGCTGTTGCTGCTCTCGCAAAAAGGCGTTGAAACTGGATCGATGCCATCGAACCAGTGCGGTCCACAATCACGGAAATGTGGGTGTCATCGGGCATCATGGTATCCATTTCTCAAGCGCGACCTTGTTCGGTGTAGCCAGGGCGATGAAGCGTTCCTTTCCAAAGCCCGGCTAATCCGCAAACAGGTCAGGGGCTAACGTGCCTTGGGCGACGCCTCGCACAGGGCCAGTCAAGGTTACAGCCAAATCCGGCGCAATGCGAATCTGCAATTCGCCCCCTGGCATCTCGACGGTCACCTCCGGATCGCACAAACCTAACCGGTAGGCGACGGCAGCGGCGGCACTGCTGCTGCTCCCGGAGGCCAGGGTGTACCCCGCGCCTCGTTCCCAAATCTCCAAGCGCAACCGTTGCCGGGAAACCACCTGCATAAACTGCACATTAGTGCGCTGGGGGAACAAAGGATGGTTCTCGATGGCGGGTCCGTAGGTCTGGGCCAAGGTCGGACTGGTCTCCGGCACCAGGATCACGCAGTGGGGATTGCCAATCGTGGCCGCTGCGAAGGTAAAGGTTTGGTCGCCCACCGCAATCGGCTCCTGGAGCACTTCGCGGTCGGGGCCGGTTACAGGAATCAGCCGACTCCGAAACGACACCCGCCCCATGTCCACCTGCACTTGACGGCCCTGTTGTTGCACCTGCACACTGACGCGTCCCCCGAGGGTTTGCACCTGGAACGGCGCTTCTCCCACTAGACCCCGGTCCCAGAGATAGCGGGCGAAAATGCGTAACCCATTGCCGCTTTTTTCAGCTTCGGAACCGTCGGGGTTGAAAATCCGCACCCCAAAGTCTGCGTTCGGCGCCGGCAGAGGCCCTAGCAATACACCATCCGCCCCTACCCCAAAATGCCGGTGACACAGGCGCTCAACCAGCCACGGTTGCAGTATATCCCCCCCCTGCGCCGGGTCGAGTACCAGATAGTCGTTGCCTAGGGCCTGGTACTTCCAAAAGGGAACCGCCAACTAGTTCGCTTCCTCCTCGTACTCCGGTTGCGGGATGTTGATGGGCGGTTGGTAGGGCTGTGGTTCCGCCCAGACGTCGGCCGTCACATCCTGGTCCATGGTCACTGGCTCGGGTTCTAGGGGTTCGGCATAGGCCGTCTCCACCCGCCGCTTGGGTTTCCGGACCGGACGAGGTTTCGCCACCTCCGTCTCTTCCCAATTCTCTTCCACAGACGCACGCCGGGATTCGCTGCCACTGCCCAACCGGTTTTCTACGCTAACGGGCGTGGGGAGATAGTTTGTCTCCTCTTCCCGCTCCCAGGGCGGTTTGCCAATGCCAATGGCCTCCAACCAACCCCGCGTCAACTGGCGCAGGCGCTCCTCCGCTCCCTCAAACACAATCAACTTGTCGGCGCTGACGCTGACTACTTCCTCGACCGATAACTCGTAGGTGCTCACCAACCGCGCGGGAATCCGGGGCACCCCCAACGCATCAATCACCAGGTGGGAAATGCGACCGTCCGCTAAGTCGAATTCAAAATCCCGCACCTTGCCCAAAAACTCACCGGTCTCGGTAATCACCTCGGTCCCCACCAACCGAGTGTAGGGCGACGTATCCAATTCCTCTAACACCTGGTCGTTTTCCACTAACACCACATCCCCCACCTGCCGCACATGCTCCCACTGTAGGGAAGAACTTGGCTCTCCCGGCAGGTAATTGTTCACCAGGGACTCCTTGATGTCTAAGGCCACCACCCGCCAGGCATCCACATCGCACCAGACTTGGCTGACCACCCCTAGCCGTCGTCCGCGGTCGCGGGTAATCACTTGGCTGTCAATCAGGGCTGAACGAAAACAAACCTGGGTTGTCGCTTTCATAGACAGGGGTGGGTCCACTGCTCCACCAAAGACTGTCTTTCTATTTTAGCGGCATTTCCTGTTGCGCCAGCCGTTCCCGTAACCGCCGCAGCGCATCGGCCCAGCGGGGATCCGGTTCGGGGATGTCCACATCGTTGTGGGCAGTCGGTGTTGCTTTGCGCCGGTTGGCTGGCCGTTGGCCGTTCCGGTTGGCCTGGGGCCGAGAATTAGCCTTCACCGGTTTTTCCACCGTCTCTGGGGCCGCCGCCACCACCGCTTCCTTGGACTCCTTGCCCTCCTTGTCCTTGGTGCGGGGGAGCGCCTTTTCCACCTTGAGCACCTGCTCCCGGAAGGTTTTCCCGTTGAACCGGCTCACCAGCTCGTCCGCCTCCGCTTCGGTTTTGACCGTCAGAAACCCAAATCCACGGCACTTTTGGGTTTTGCGGTTGGTGATCAGCTTGAGGGATTGGATCGCCGTGACATCCCGAAACAGGGTCTCCAAAAGTTCTTCCTTCTTTACATCCTCGGGTAAATTCCCCACATATATCCGCACGGTCATGGAACACCTCCTAAATAACAAAAACGCTACGGCAAGGACGGGACTCAGGGCCAAACAGAGAGACCAAATTGTGACAAACTTTCGCGGGTGACTGGTACGTTGCTGTTGCCCAAACAAGTACCTTAATTTAGGTTACCATACCCAGGGGGAACCTGGAAAAGGCTTGATCCCCACTAGTAGCCGCTGGCTCCGCTATCAACTGTGATGGAACAGGGGACCCGTACCACACCGCTAGTGTGTTGACCGTCCGGCAGCAATTCCAACCAGCGAAATCCAGGAAATGCCGTATCTAAAGCAAAGGTCGCCGCTTGGGGGGCAAATTGGATACAAGTGGAGGGCGTGCTGTAGTACGTCACACCACAGCGCCGCCAGGTATGTTCCTGATGCACATGCCCACACAGCACCACTCGCACCTGGGGATGGGCATCGAGGACCGACCAGAGCGCCTCGGGGTTGCGCACGCGGCTGTCGTCCAACCAGGGCGACCCCACCGGAAACAGGGGATGGTGCAGAGCAATCAGGGTCGGTTCCGGGTGTTGCGCCAAATCCGTCGCCAGTTCCGCCAACACGGTGG encodes:
- the cpdA gene encoding 3',5'-cyclic-AMP phosphodiesterase, which gives rise to MNRPLRVVQLTDTHLFADPRQTLLGCPTWETLQQVVAQVVVYDPDLVLLTGDLSQDESDASYERLVAALQLLSCPIYWLAGNHDAANPLERILTTGGLCPDKRFQAGGWYFALLDSTLPGEVGGFLSPTVLAELATDLAQHPEPTLIALHHPLFPVGSPWLDDSRVRNPEALWSVLDAHPQVRVVLCGHVHQEHTWRRCGVTYYSTPSTCIQFAPQAATFALDTAFPGFRWLELLPDGQHTSGVVRVPCSITVDSGASGY
- a CDS encoding PRC-barrel domain-containing protein; amino-acid sequence: MKATTQVCFRSALIDSQVITRDRGRRLGVVSQVWCDVDAWRVVALDIKESLVNNYLPGEPSSSLQWEHVRQVGDVVLVENDQVLEELDTSPYTRLVGTEVITETGEFLGKVRDFEFDLADGRISHLVIDALGVPRIPARLVSTYELSVEEVVSVSADKLIVFEGAEERLRQLTRGWLEAIGIGKPPWEREEETNYLPTPVSVENRLGSGSESRRASVEENWEETEVAKPRPVRKPKRRVETAYAEPLEPEPVTMDQDVTADVWAEPQPYQPPINIPQPEYEEEAN
- a CDS encoding RNA-binding protein, encoding MTVRIYVGNLPEDVKKEELLETLFRDVTAIQSLKLITNRKTQKCRGFGFLTVKTEAEADELVSRFNGKTFREQVLKVEKALPRTKDKEGKESKEAVVAAAPETVEKPVKANSRPQANRNGQRPANRRKATPTAHNDVDIPEPDPRWADALRRLRERLAQQEMPLK